In Dehalococcoidia bacterium, a single window of DNA contains:
- a CDS encoding HyaD/HybD family hydrogenase maturation endopeptidase, which yields MSRKRVVIVGVGNVLLKDEGIGVHVARAIREMGLASSDHEVQVIDGGTSPDALDAAEGADKLIIVDAAQGGGEPGTVYRFRPDDVSAEPRLLTSLHDLGLLDSLRMMELIGKQPRETVIIAVEPAEIAWGLELTPLLKEKLPEIVRRVIEEQSLTITSAR from the coding sequence GTGTCTCGTAAGAGGGTCGTGATTGTCGGCGTGGGGAACGTCCTGCTGAAGGACGAGGGCATCGGCGTACACGTGGCGCGCGCCATCCGCGAGATGGGTCTCGCCTCATCCGACCATGAAGTGCAGGTCATCGACGGAGGGACGTCGCCCGACGCCCTTGACGCCGCAGAAGGCGCCGACAAGCTGATTATCGTCGACGCCGCCCAGGGCGGAGGCGAGCCGGGCACGGTCTACCGGTTCCGTCCCGACGACGTTTCCGCCGAGCCGAGGCTCCTAACTTCCCTTCACGACCTCGGCCTGCTGGACAGCCTGAGGATGATGGAGCTCATCGGCAAGCAGCCGCGCGAGACCGTCATCATCGCGGTCGAGCCGGCGGAGATCGCCTGGGGGCTGGAACTTACGCCCCTGCTGAAGGAAAAGCTGCCGGAAATCGTCCGACGCGTCATCGAGGAGCAATCTTTAACGATAACCAGTGCGCGATAA